The segment ACTTTCTATGAAGAATGAAATTCCACACTGATCAAACTCTAAATGGATGTTTAATCAGAACAAAGTTGAAAGGaaatacaaaaaaacaataaTTACATTCTAACTAAATAGCGTTCTGAAACCGTACATATCACACAGGAGTTAAATACTACATTTTCAGTTACAGTTTACTTCACCTTTCTTTATTTTAAAACAATCAAAGTATTACAGTAAACTATAGGTCAAATTGCAATGCTTGTGAGTCAgtctatatacatacagtatcattAAGTAATATAATATGAAATATGACAATAAAAAGTCctaataatagtaatagttatattggtgtaaAATATTACGAATTGAAATGCAGGTTCCTTCCAGACCATGAGTGTGGAAGTCTCTCTGGCAGATCAGTGTGGTGTCTGGCTGCAGACTGTCCAGGCTGCCATGGAGCGCCTTCTAGTGGAGATCTGTTGAAACATCATATACTAGATGACAGGACATTGATGTATCTTATACGACCAGGTCTTACCATTATGTTTTGGGCTCATTCTAAAGACTATTACTAGTAGAGTGAGTCTAGACTGTAAAAGGGAGGGGAGTAAAAGGGAGGGAGTTAAAGGGAGGAAAGAGCAATGCAGATAGTAGCCAACTGTAGAGAGGGGGTTTCTGGGATGTGGGTTGAGCCTTATTCAATAGGGAGGTATAATCAGAGCATTGCATAAAATAATACATTGCATAGAGATTACATGACAGTCAAGACAGCACATCTCTATTCCACAGTAAACCTTGACAGTTCTATGTCATATTTGTCTATCTGCAACGTTCTGAATATCCCACCTCGCAGAATAAGCCCCAAAATAGGAGCTTAAAAGTTGAGCAATGTACCTTGACAGATGAAGGGTAATTCCTGATGACAGGAAGCATCCAGCCACTTCAGTTCTCTGTTACCAACCCGGACCATCTTACCACAGTGGTAATTGATGGGGTTGAGGGGGAAGCAGCTGTGCCACTCACTGTACTTCACCACCTTATCAACATCACCACTGGTCCACAGCCAGGGGGCGCTCCACTCAAAGATGGACCTCTCCAGACCAATCCACACCCCCCCACATGCCAGCCCCACATTGGCGATGAGCTGGGTCACGTCAGCCTGCACGGTCTGGTTGGTAATGTGCACCAGGTTGGACTTGGAGCCACGACTTCTGCAGAACTCCATGGCATTAATCCAGCTCTTGGACTCATTGATGTAGTGCAGATAATCTGTATggacaaaacaaacacacagtggtgtaaagtacctaaataaaaatatttgaaagtactacttaagtaatttttGTTGGGTATCTGTACATTAAATCACTATTatagttttgacaacttttacttctctACATtgctaaagaaaatgatgtatgttttactccttacattttcccttgACAACTAtcagtacttgttacattttgaatgcttagatgGACAGAAATGGTCAAATtatcatccctggtcatcccttctggctgtgatctggcagactcactaaacacaaatgcttcatttgtaaattagtgttggagtgtgcccctggctaaaaaaaacaagaaaacctttataaggaatttgaaaggatatgtacttttacttttgatacttatgtatatttaGAATCAAATAATTTTACTCGAGTAGTATATTACTGGCGGACATTCACTTGAGGAATTTTGTATTGAGGTTTCTTTACTCttacttttccaccactgaatACAAATACACGCAAGCTCTTATCTGCCATTAAATGTCCAACAACTGCCACTTGTACACCTTTGTGCAGATTGGTAGAGAATGTAGCTCCATGTCTGACACTCACTAGGATGGAGTGGAGAGGATATACTACAGGGACAGGATGTGGGATCCCTGTCTGGAGAGGTGGGAACCTGATGAAGTCAGTAGtggtagttggtgaggtggtAGACTGTCCATTAATAGtggtagttggtgaggtggtggactgtccattaaaAGTGGAAGTTGGTGAAgtggtggactgtccattaatagtggtagttggtgaggtggtggactgtccattGTTAGTTGTAGTTGGTGGggtggtggactgtccattagtagtggtagttgctgaggtggtggactgtccctGAGAATTCGTAGGTGGTAAGGTGGTGGACTGTCCATCAGTATTGAtatgtggtgaggtggtggactgccCATTATTAGTTGCAGTTGGTGGTGAGGAGGTGGACC is part of the Salvelinus fontinalis isolate EN_2023a chromosome 39, ASM2944872v1, whole genome shotgun sequence genome and harbors:
- the LOC129838934 gene encoding lithostathine-like, whose product is MEFCRSRGSKSNLVHITNQTVQADVTQLIANVGLACGGVWIGLERSIFEWSAPWLWTSGDVDKVVKYSEWHSCFPLNPINYHCGKMVRVGNRELKWLDASCHQELPFICQDLH